A section of the Paenibacillus yonginensis genome encodes:
- a CDS encoding NAD(P)/FAD-dependent oxidoreductase: protein MENQSFDVVIIGGGPAGLNAALVLGRARKTVLVIDEGKPRNRVTREAHGFLTRDGIQPGELRRIGREQIAVYPSVIFADDKVVSAEGADGHFQISTASNQTYHSRKLLFAAGMKDRPLPVKGLAEVYGTSAFVCPYCDGWELRDQHLVVINNGAEAFHFAQLISGWTKRFTLCTNGPDELSDEQRKELHAHQVQVFDSPIKEIESVNGQVRQVVLEDGTTVACGGIFFKPDLAAGSDLPKSLGCEVTETDMVVVDEFGKTTVPGVYSAGDAASRAHQAIMAASAGAFAAAALNNELNMEAWRQHG from the coding sequence ATGGAAAATCAATCATTTGACGTAGTCATCATCGGGGGCGGCCCTGCCGGCTTAAACGCCGCCCTTGTCCTGGGAAGGGCCAGAAAAACGGTGCTGGTTATCGACGAAGGTAAACCCCGCAACCGTGTCACCCGCGAAGCCCACGGCTTCCTTACGCGCGACGGCATCCAGCCTGGGGAATTAAGACGGATTGGCAGGGAACAAATCGCCGTTTATCCGTCTGTTATTTTTGCCGATGATAAGGTGGTTTCGGCTGAGGGAGCGGATGGCCATTTTCAAATTTCAACAGCCTCAAACCAAACCTATCATAGCCGTAAATTGCTGTTCGCCGCCGGGATGAAGGATCGGCCGCTGCCCGTTAAAGGACTTGCCGAGGTTTACGGCACAAGCGCATTTGTCTGTCCTTACTGCGATGGCTGGGAGCTCAGGGATCAACACCTTGTCGTGATAAACAATGGCGCGGAGGCCTTTCATTTCGCACAGCTGATCTCCGGATGGACAAAGCGGTTTACACTCTGCACGAACGGACCCGACGAGCTGTCGGATGAACAGCGTAAGGAGCTGCATGCCCATCAGGTACAGGTCTTCGATTCGCCGATCAAAGAGATCGAGTCCGTGAACGGACAAGTCCGGCAGGTCGTACTCGAGGACGGAACGACAGTTGCTTGCGGGGGGATCTTTTTCAAACCGGATTTGGCTGCCGGGTCGGATCTTCCCAAATCGTTGGGATGTGAGGTTACGGAAACCGATATGGTCGTCGTCGATGAATTCGGGAAAACGACCGTCCCGGGTGTTTACAGCGCCGGAGATGCTGCCTCCCGGGCCCACCAGGCGATTATGGCTGCTTCCGCGGGGGCTTTTGCCGCTGCAGCCCTGAATAACGAGCTGAACATGGAGGCATGGAGACAACATGGATAA
- a CDS encoding pyridoxal-phosphate-dependent aminotransferase family protein has translation MTPGPVEADPRVLRALSMPILGQFDPEFTALMNRIMSMLRELFQTSNQWAYPVDGTSRSGIEAVLGSLIEPGDKVLIPIYGRFGYLLYEIAERCGAKITVMEQEWGTVFEPAEIIAAIRQHRPALVAMVHGETSTGRMQPMEGIGAACREADALLVIDAVATLGGVPVRTDEWQVDAVIGGTQKCLSVPSGMAPVTYNDRAERKLNARKRVERGLWAEPGQSAASPAASLPARIQSNYLDLSQLQDYWSPARLNHHTEMTSMLYGLHEGLRLALNEGLESRFARHRLHEAALTAGLRGMGLSLYGDPSCKLPVVTCVSIPDGVDGEKARSQLLDDFGIEIASSFGPLKGTIWRIGTMGYSCRKTNVLHLLGALEAVLLRSGHPLPAGEAVQAALQVYDAAAAD, from the coding sequence ATGACCCCGGGGCCTGTCGAGGCGGATCCAAGAGTGCTCCGCGCTTTGTCCATGCCGATCCTTGGCCAGTTCGATCCTGAGTTTACGGCTCTGATGAACCGGATAATGAGCATGCTGCGCGAGCTGTTTCAGACCTCGAACCAGTGGGCTTATCCGGTCGACGGCACCTCCCGTTCCGGGATTGAGGCGGTGCTGGGCAGCCTGATCGAGCCCGGAGACAAGGTGCTGATCCCGATCTACGGCCGGTTCGGCTACCTGCTTTATGAAATCGCCGAGCGCTGCGGCGCGAAGATCACGGTCATGGAGCAGGAATGGGGAACGGTGTTTGAACCGGCTGAAATCATTGCGGCTATCCGGCAGCATCGTCCGGCCCTAGTGGCGATGGTGCATGGGGAAACGTCCACCGGGCGGATGCAGCCGATGGAGGGCATCGGGGCAGCCTGCCGGGAGGCGGACGCCCTGCTGGTGATCGACGCCGTCGCTACGCTCGGCGGAGTTCCGGTCCGGACCGACGAATGGCAGGTGGATGCTGTAATCGGCGGCACCCAGAAATGTCTGTCGGTTCCGTCCGGCATGGCGCCCGTGACTTACAACGACCGGGCGGAGCGGAAGCTGAACGCCCGAAAGAGGGTGGAGCGCGGGCTTTGGGCCGAGCCTGGCCAGTCTGCCGCTTCGCCTGCAGCATCTCTTCCCGCTAGGATTCAAAGCAATTACCTGGATCTCAGCCAGCTGCAGGATTACTGGAGTCCGGCAAGACTTAATCATCACACCGAGATGACGTCCATGCTGTACGGTTTGCACGAGGGGCTGCGGCTGGCCTTAAACGAAGGGCTGGAGAGCCGCTTTGCCCGTCACCGCCTTCATGAGGCCGCCTTAACGGCAGGTCTGCGGGGAATGGGGCTTAGCCTCTATGGCGACCCGTCCTGCAAGCTTCCTGTCGTCACTTGCGTCAGCATCCCGGACGGGGTAGACGGCGAGAAGGCGAGGTCGCAGCTGTTGGACGACTTCGGTATTGAAATCGCCAGCTCCTTCGGCCCGCTCAAGGGAACAATCTGGCGCATCGGAACGATGGGCTACAGCTGCCGCAAAACCAATGTGCTGCACCTGCTGGGTGCGCTTGAAGCCGTGCTCCTGCGCAGCGGCCACCCGCTTCCTGCCGGTGAAGCTGTCCAGGCCGCCCTGCAGGTTTATGACGCGGCAGCGGCAGATTGA
- a CDS encoding Zn-dependent hydrolase, producing the protein MKKEFIQPGDSPAGGGGVSGENEQDILAGYMFDILDSLSQYGAGAPGEGITRLLYSPAWLEAQLFLAERMRAAGLEVRFDRVGNLYGRLQGSEPGRPVVAAGSHVDTVKQGGKYDGALGIAASLAAVSYLKECYGVPKRTLEVVSFCEEEGSRFPFAYWGSGSVTGERDLQRYGSIRDGAGVTLQEAMEQAGFGRAEQADPLRRDLGAYLELHIEQGIMLEREGADIGIVETIVGQRRYTAQVTGETNHAGTTPMRMRSDALAGAAEMVVALERMALEEGPPLVATVGRLEVSPNTSNVIPGRVSFSLDIRHESGEKLQGFCGRMSEAFAGLAAARGLKLELQLQLATAPAPMDAGLGGRLERLCSSRGISCRRMVSGAGHDAQLLAAVCPAAMLFVPSRGGISHAPEEYTAPEHLARGTELLAALLRELAYGDNDEQKGER; encoded by the coding sequence ATGAAGAAGGAGTTTATTCAGCCGGGAGACAGCCCGGCCGGTGGCGGGGGGGTATCCGGGGAAAACGAACAAGATATTCTGGCAGGATACATGTTCGACATTCTGGACTCGTTATCGCAGTACGGCGCCGGAGCCCCGGGCGAAGGGATTACCCGGCTGTTGTATTCGCCGGCCTGGCTGGAGGCGCAGCTGTTTCTTGCGGAAAGGATGCGGGCAGCCGGTCTGGAGGTCCGCTTTGACCGGGTTGGCAATCTTTATGGCAGACTGCAGGGGAGCGAGCCCGGGCGCCCGGTGGTTGCAGCCGGCTCTCATGTCGATACGGTAAAGCAGGGCGGGAAATACGACGGCGCTTTGGGAATAGCCGCTTCGTTGGCGGCCGTTTCCTATTTGAAGGAATGTTATGGTGTACCCAAGCGGACGCTTGAGGTGGTCTCCTTTTGTGAAGAGGAAGGGAGCCGCTTCCCGTTTGCATATTGGGGTTCGGGCAGTGTAACGGGAGAGCGTGATTTGCAGCGTTACGGATCTATTCGGGATGGAGCGGGCGTCACTCTTCAGGAAGCGATGGAGCAGGCCGGCTTTGGACGGGCGGAGCAGGCCGATCCGCTGCGCCGGGATCTGGGCGCCTACCTTGAACTGCATATTGAGCAGGGAATTATGCTTGAGCGTGAAGGCGCGGATATCGGCATCGTTGAAACGATTGTCGGCCAGCGGCGGTATACAGCCCAAGTTACGGGCGAAACCAATCATGCGGGTACGACGCCGATGCGGATGCGCAGCGATGCTCTGGCCGGAGCCGCAGAGATGGTGGTGGCGCTGGAGCGGATGGCGCTGGAGGAGGGGCCACCGCTCGTCGCCACCGTAGGCCGGTTGGAGGTGAGTCCAAACACCTCCAACGTCATTCCGGGGCGGGTCAGCTTCTCCCTCGACATCCGGCACGAGTCGGGGGAGAAGCTGCAGGGCTTTTGCGGCCGCATGAGCGAGGCTTTCGCCGGGCTTGCGGCCGCGAGGGGGCTGAAGCTGGAGCTTCAGCTTCAGCTGGCAACCGCCCCGGCGCCGATGGACGCCGGGCTGGGCGGCAGGCTGGAGCGGCTGTGCAGCAGCCGCGGCATATCCTGCCGCCGGATGGTCAGCGGCGCGGGGCACGACGCGCAGCTGCTCGCCGCCGTATGTCCGGCGGCGATGCTGTTTGTGCCGAGCCGCGGCGGCATCAGCCACGCGCCGGAGGAATACACCGCGCCTGAGCATTTGGCGCGGGGCACCGAGCTGCTGGCGGCTTTGCTGCGCGAGCTGGCCTATGGAGACAACGACGAACAAAAGGGGGAACGCTGA
- a CDS encoding allantoinase: MGGQLDWIIQGGSVVLPGETRRLDIGIRDGEIAVLRDKLNPAEAKASVDAAGKLVLPGMIDVHVHFNEPNLGHWEGFETGSAALAAGGCTLYADMPLNGNPPTVTLEALRMKERLAAEDSLTDYSFWGGLMPGYLDRIEELAAAGVIGFKAFMSNPGGEGEGRFREVDRAALYEGMKRIAAVGGILALHAESEDMTSSLAAEAVAAGRLDARAFAASRPPAAELEAVSEALELAEQTGCRLHFVHISTPEAVDLIDEAKRRGLDVTLETCPHYLALTVEDMERLGPAAKCAPPLRDEARREELWKRVAEGKIDWIASDHSPCPADMKQPASGSYFEAWGGIAGAQSSLELMFEEGCVKRGLPLHQLAALLSAHPADRFGFRRKGRIAEGYDADLVLLDPGKPYTLTVDDLRHRHKHSPYIGRTFSGKVSAVYCRGNVIYSEAGGTAAPGGGVWIKPGGREWVERTEGIEGLESGEEGADRSGAAGKPSLTRAASVHAEADTGREAEGSR; encoded by the coding sequence ATGGGCGGACAATTGGACTGGATCATCCAGGGGGGCAGCGTCGTACTGCCCGGTGAAACACGGCGGCTGGATATCGGTATCCGGGACGGGGAAATAGCGGTCCTGCGGGACAAGTTGAACCCCGCCGAGGCCAAAGCCAGCGTGGATGCCGCCGGCAAGCTGGTGCTGCCGGGCATGATTGATGTTCACGTTCATTTCAATGAACCGAATCTGGGTCATTGGGAAGGCTTTGAAACGGGCTCGGCGGCGCTGGCGGCCGGCGGCTGCACCTTGTATGCAGATATGCCGCTGAACGGCAATCCGCCGACGGTAACCCTGGAAGCGCTCCGGATGAAAGAGCGGCTGGCTGCTGAGGATTCGCTGACGGATTACAGCTTCTGGGGCGGTTTGATGCCGGGGTATCTGGACCGGATTGAAGAGCTGGCCGCAGCCGGGGTGATCGGCTTTAAGGCATTTATGTCGAATCCGGGCGGAGAAGGCGAAGGGCGGTTTCGCGAAGTGGACCGGGCTGCGCTTTATGAAGGCATGAAACGGATCGCGGCGGTTGGCGGCATCCTCGCCCTTCATGCGGAGAGTGAGGATATGACATCCAGCTTAGCGGCGGAGGCGGTTGCCGCCGGGCGATTAGACGCCCGGGCTTTTGCCGCATCCCGGCCCCCCGCAGCCGAGCTGGAAGCCGTGTCGGAAGCGCTGGAGCTGGCGGAGCAGACGGGCTGCAGGCTTCATTTTGTGCATATCAGCACGCCGGAGGCGGTGGATCTGATTGATGAGGCGAAAAGGCGCGGTCTGGATGTCACGCTGGAAACGTGTCCGCATTATCTAGCGTTGACAGTGGAAGATATGGAGCGTCTTGGGCCTGCAGCCAAATGCGCGCCTCCTCTGCGGGATGAAGCGCGCCGGGAGGAGCTTTGGAAGCGGGTGGCCGAAGGTAAGATCGACTGGATTGCCTCCGATCATTCGCCCTGCCCGGCCGATATGAAGCAGCCGGCCAGCGGCAGCTATTTCGAAGCATGGGGCGGGATCGCCGGAGCGCAGAGCAGTCTTGAGCTGATGTTTGAAGAAGGCTGCGTCAAACGTGGATTGCCGCTGCATCAGCTCGCCGCTTTGTTGTCGGCGCATCCGGCTGATCGTTTTGGATTCCGGCGCAAAGGCCGGATTGCTGAAGGGTATGACGCCGACCTCGTTCTTTTGGACCCGGGTAAGCCCTATACGCTGACCGTAGATGATTTGCGGCACCGGCACAAGCATAGTCCTTATATTGGGCGGACCTTTTCAGGGAAAGTTAGTGCCGTTTATTGCCGGGGAAATGTCATATACAGTGAAGCTGGCGGTACAGCGGCGCCAGGCGGCGGCGTCTGGATCAAACCCGGCGGCAGGGAGTGGGTGGAAAGGACGGAAGGGATAGAAGGATTAGAGAGCGGGGAAGAAGGGGCAGACAGGAGCGGGGCGGCCGGCAAGCCTTCCTTAACCCGTGCGGCATCCGTTCATGCTGAAGCTGACACAGGCAGAGAAGCGGAGGGGAGCCGATGA
- the uraH gene encoding hydroxyisourate hydrolase, which yields MAGRGRLTTHVLDLSRGRPAEGVAVTLYKLNDGGLMNSGGSSGGARQLLREAVTNSDGRLDEPLLTGESMEAGLYELEFDVGSYFGQEASGGFLELVPVRFRIAGPDEHVHVPLLAAPGGYSTYRGS from the coding sequence ATGGCGGGGAGGGGCAGACTTACTACTCATGTGCTGGACCTGTCGCGCGGCCGGCCGGCGGAGGGGGTAGCGGTAACGTTATACAAATTGAACGATGGTGGTCTGATGAACTCAGGTGGGAGCTCAGGAGGAGCGAGGCAGCTGCTGCGGGAGGCGGTTACCAATTCCGATGGCCGGCTGGATGAGCCGCTGTTAACCGGTGAAAGCATGGAGGCAGGGCTCTATGAGCTGGAGTTTGACGTGGGAAGTTATTTCGGTCAGGAGGCATCGGGCGGTTTCCTTGAGCTTGTTCCGGTCCGCTTTCGCATTGCCGGTCCCGATGAACATGTACATGTGCCGCTGTTGGCTGCACCCGGCGGGTACAGCACATACCGGGGGAGCTGA
- a CDS encoding RrF2 family transcriptional regulator, whose product MQFSKSTDYALHALIHLALSEREHNIGIKELSATLGVSESYLSKIMSKLRQDGIVRAVPGVKGGYELARPASQVTFLQVIQVIEGRQHLFECSNQNSQQHRLLSAEPADAHEDEPSSAPARGSECLVKQVMDGAERQLHQYLEQHTIQSVLDAAAEAPKCGVHQA is encoded by the coding sequence ATGCAATTCTCAAAAAGCACCGATTACGCGCTTCACGCGTTGATTCATCTGGCTCTTTCGGAGCGCGAGCACAATATCGGGATCAAAGAGCTGTCAGCCACGCTTGGCGTTTCGGAAAGCTATTTATCCAAAATTATGTCCAAGCTGAGACAGGATGGCATTGTCCGTGCCGTGCCAGGCGTAAAAGGCGGTTATGAGCTGGCCCGCCCGGCCAGTCAGGTGACTTTTCTGCAAGTCATTCAGGTCATTGAGGGCCGGCAGCATTTGTTCGAATGTTCAAACCAGAACTCGCAGCAGCACCGTCTACTGTCGGCAGAACCGGCGGATGCTCATGAAGACGAGCCCTCTTCCGCTCCTGCACGCGGCAGTGAGTGCCTGGTCAAACAAGTGATGGACGGGGCAGAGCGGCAGCTGCATCAATATCTCGAACAACACACGATCCAATCTGTGCTGGACGCTGCGGCGGAAGCTCCTAAATGCGGAGTGCACCAGGCGTAA
- a CDS encoding methyltransferase domain-containing protein — translation MDKKAATGETGSDKKGTGELDGKPGNGALALLQPAPGERILDAGCGTGDLTAAMAAAGAIPTGIDVSGEAVKRAALKYPSLSFRTGDIRHYRTKVRFDAVFSHAVIHWIKDAPEVITSIRLALREGGRFVAEFAGSGNVSTLTAAMKETLEEEGYVWEGRNPWYLPTADQYAELLEQNGFRVMEARHFDHPTPLKAGVRKWLNSFSPYFFADVPEDAKSTMFEAIENRVKPQLYRDGQWMADTSRLRIAAIKI, via the coding sequence ATGGATAAAAAGGCAGCGACCGGGGAAACCGGCAGCGATAAGAAAGGAACAGGGGAACTGGATGGAAAACCCGGGAACGGGGCTTTAGCTCTGCTGCAGCCCGCTCCGGGGGAGCGGATTCTCGACGCCGGCTGCGGAACCGGCGATTTAACGGCCGCCATGGCTGCAGCCGGCGCAATCCCGACCGGCATTGACGTGTCCGGGGAAGCCGTGAAACGCGCCGCCCTGAAATATCCGTCGCTGAGCTTCAGGACGGGAGACATACGGCATTACCGGACCAAAGTCCGGTTTGACGCTGTGTTCTCCCATGCGGTGATCCATTGGATTAAGGACGCGCCGGAGGTGATCACTTCGATCAGGCTTGCCCTGCGGGAAGGCGGACGATTTGTGGCCGAATTCGCCGGCAGCGGAAATGTCTCCACGCTGACGGCGGCGATGAAAGAAACGCTGGAGGAAGAAGGTTATGTCTGGGAGGGCCGGAATCCGTGGTATCTGCCTACGGCCGATCAATACGCAGAGCTGCTGGAGCAAAATGGATTCCGGGTAATGGAGGCCCGGCATTTCGATCATCCGACTCCGCTAAAAGCCGGGGTCCGAAAATGGCTGAACAGCTTCTCCCCCTATTTCTTCGCAGATGTCCCGGAAGATGCCAAATCGACCATGTTCGAGGCCATTGAAAATCGGGTTAAGCCGCAGCTGTACCGGGACGGCCAATGGATGGCCGACACCAGCCGGCTGCGCATCGCAGCAATCAAAATCTGA